A window of Sphingomonas adhaesiva contains these coding sequences:
- a CDS encoding NAD(P)/FAD-dependent oxidoreductase, producing the protein MRVDVLIVGGGPAGLTAAIYLARFHLSVVVADRGGGRATLIPRTRNHAGFPEGIGGAELVGRMRDQAARYGARLIDAEVTALVRLEDGFAAAAGEQEVAARAVLLATGVTNHRPAMDDAMHDAALARGLLRYCPICDGYEVTDRRVAVIGTGERGVREALFLRSYTADVTLIAPDGAHDLDAAARAALDAAGVAVAEVPCGPIALADDAILIGGRAFDTAYPAMGSAIHSGLARMLGAEVSPDGCMIVDAHQRTGVRGLYAAGDVVLGLDQISHAMGEGGVAATTIRNDLAARVPIRRSA; encoded by the coding sequence ATGAGGGTGGACGTGCTGATCGTGGGCGGTGGCCCGGCCGGGCTGACCGCGGCGATCTATCTCGCGCGTTTCCACCTGTCGGTCGTCGTGGCCGACCGCGGCGGCGGGCGCGCGACTCTGATCCCGCGGACGCGCAACCATGCGGGTTTCCCGGAGGGCATCGGCGGCGCGGAGCTGGTCGGGCGGATGCGCGATCAGGCCGCCCGCTACGGCGCGCGGCTGATCGATGCCGAGGTAACGGCGCTGGTGCGGCTGGAGGACGGTTTCGCCGCGGCGGCGGGGGAGCAGGAGGTGGCGGCGCGCGCGGTGCTGCTGGCGACGGGGGTGACCAACCACCGTCCCGCGATGGACGATGCCATGCATGATGCGGCGCTGGCGCGCGGGCTGCTGCGCTATTGCCCGATCTGCGACGGTTACGAGGTGACCGACCGCCGCGTCGCGGTGATCGGCACGGGCGAGCGCGGGGTCAGGGAGGCGCTGTTCCTGCGCAGCTATACCGCCGACGTCACGCTGATCGCCCCCGATGGCGCGCACGACCTCGACGCGGCGGCGCGGGCGGCGCTGGACGCGGCGGGCGTCGCCGTCGCGGAGGTCCCGTGCGGTCCGATCGCGCTGGCGGACGACGCGATCCTGATCGGCGGGCGGGCCTTCGACACCGCTTATCCCGCGATGGGTTCCGCGATCCATTCGGGGCTGGCGCGGATGCTGGGGGCGGAGGTCAGCCCCGACGGCTGCATGATCGTCGATGCGCACCAGCGCACCGGCGTCCGCGGCCTGTATGCCGCGGGCGACGTGGTGCTCGGGCTCGACCAGATCAGCCACGCCATGGGCGAGGGCGGGGTGGCGGCGACGACGATCCGCAACGACCTCGCCGCGCGCGTGCCGATCCGGCGCAGCGCATGA
- a CDS encoding Hsp70 family protein, with protein MADDIVALGLDFGTTNTVVAAADGAGRSRLIEFAGEAAAGAVFRSALCFWEDEQGWNGIASEAGPWAIDEYLQSPLDSRFIQSFKSVAASPLFDRALIFNKPFRFEDIGRLLLQKLVMHAGGQLDRRPARVVVGRPVEYAGARADAALARTRYDAMMAAFGAQVHYVYEPLGAAHSYATRLSEPATILVADFGGGTTDFSIVRVAAPGAARRCVPLASAGVGIAGDRFDQRIVTQLVLPLLGKGGQYRSMGKLLEIPGGYFNDVADWSRLAMMRNRRTLEELRRLQRDALDPAAIGRMIALIENEQGFPLYDAVGRVKRALSDAEVAPFRFEGGGVRIEAEVRRDAFEAWIADDLRRIEAAMNAALAKAALPVEAIDRVFLTGGSSLIPAIRALFLRRFGEERIATGGELTSIAHGLALIGAEDDLTPWTA; from the coding sequence GTGGCCGACGACATCGTTGCGCTGGGGCTCGACTTCGGCACCACCAATACCGTCGTCGCGGCGGCGGACGGCGCGGGACGGTCGCGGCTGATCGAGTTCGCGGGCGAGGCGGCGGCGGGCGCGGTGTTCCGCTCGGCGCTGTGCTTCTGGGAGGACGAGCAGGGCTGGAACGGCATCGCCAGCGAGGCGGGGCCGTGGGCGATCGACGAATATCTCCAGTCGCCGCTCGACAGCCGCTTCATTCAGTCGTTCAAGAGCGTCGCCGCCAGCCCGCTGTTCGACCGCGCGCTGATCTTCAACAAGCCGTTCCGGTTCGAGGATATAGGGCGGCTGCTGTTGCAGAAGCTGGTCATGCACGCCGGCGGGCAGCTGGATCGGCGCCCCGCGCGCGTCGTCGTCGGGCGTCCGGTCGAATATGCGGGGGCGCGCGCGGACGCGGCGCTGGCGCGGACGCGCTACGATGCGATGATGGCCGCGTTCGGGGCGCAGGTGCATTACGTCTACGAGCCGCTGGGCGCGGCGCACAGCTATGCCACGCGGCTGAGCGAGCCCGCGACGATCCTGGTCGCGGACTTCGGCGGGGGCACGACCGATTTCTCGATCGTGCGGGTCGCGGCGCCGGGCGCGGCGCGGCGCTGCGTGCCGCTCGCCAGCGCGGGCGTCGGGATCGCGGGCGACCGTTTCGATCAGCGGATCGTGACGCAGCTGGTGCTGCCGCTGCTGGGCAAGGGCGGGCAATATCGCTCGATGGGCAAGCTGCTGGAGATCCCCGGCGGCTATTTCAACGATGTCGCCGACTGGTCGCGCCTGGCGATGATGCGCAATCGCCGCACGCTGGAGGAGTTGCGCCGGCTCCAGCGCGACGCGCTCGACCCCGCGGCGATCGGGCGGATGATCGCGCTGATCGAGAACGAGCAGGGTTTTCCGCTCTACGACGCGGTCGGCCGCGTGAAGCGCGCGCTGTCGGACGCGGAGGTGGCACCGTTCCGGTTCGAGGGCGGCGGCGTGCGTATCGAGGCGGAGGTGCGCCGCGACGCGTTCGAGGCGTGGATCGCCGACGACCTGCGCCGGATCGAGGCGGCGATGAACGCCGCGCTCGCGAAGGCGGCGCTGCCGGTCGAGGCGATCGACCGCGTGTTCCTGACCGGCGGTTCCTCGCTGATCCCGGCGATCCGCGCGCTGTTCCTGCGCCGCTTCGGCGAGGAGCGGATCGCGACCGGGGGCGAGCTGACGTCGATCGCGCACGGCCTCGCGCTGATCGGGGCGGAGGACGACCTGACCCCCTGGACCGCCTGA
- a CDS encoding cryptochrome/photolyase family protein — MTILIPVLGDQLSHGLASLRDVAPDEAVVLLMEVAQETTYVRHHQRKIALILSAMRHFADELRAAGWRVDYIRLDDPANTGSFTGEVARAVKRHAARAVRIVEPGEWRVKEMIDGWAGSLGVPVEVIPDDRFICSLLEFQTWAQSRNDLVMEFFYREMRRKTGLLMTADGKPEGGRWNLDKENRAPPKRGVNYPEPLAVAPDAITREVMALVAARFGDHFGRLEGFALPVTAAQARRALTHFVRTALPHFGTFQDAMVTGQDWLFHSWLSPAINLGLLTPLEVATAAAQAYTAGDVPLNAAEGFVRQIIGWREYVRGYYWLEMPEVADANALGATRALPDFYWTGDTDMLCVAEAVRNTRDHGYAHHIQRLMVLGNFAMLAGVRPQEVADWFLVVYADAYEWVELPNVIGMSQHADGGRMATKPYAGGGAYIDRMSDHCGACRYDVKKKTGEGACPFNALYWDFLARHERRFARNRRMANMYATWNRMTPDTRAAYRDSAAAFLATLAPARPGWARS; from the coding sequence ATGACGATCCTGATCCCGGTGCTGGGCGACCAGCTGTCGCACGGCCTCGCCTCGCTGCGCGACGTGGCGCCGGACGAGGCGGTCGTGCTGCTGATGGAGGTGGCACAGGAGACGACCTATGTCCGCCATCACCAGCGCAAGATCGCGCTGATCCTGTCGGCGATGCGGCATTTCGCCGACGAGCTGCGCGCGGCGGGCTGGCGCGTGGACTATATCCGGCTCGACGATCCGGCCAACACCGGCAGCTTCACCGGCGAGGTAGCGCGCGCGGTGAAGCGGCATGCCGCGCGCGCGGTCCGCATCGTCGAGCCCGGCGAATGGCGCGTGAAGGAGATGATCGACGGCTGGGCCGGCTCGCTCGGCGTGCCGGTCGAGGTCATTCCCGACGACCGCTTCATCTGTTCGCTGCTGGAGTTCCAGACCTGGGCGCAGTCGCGCAACGATCTGGTGATGGAGTTCTTCTACCGCGAGATGCGGCGCAAGACCGGGCTGCTGATGACGGCCGACGGCAAGCCGGAGGGCGGCCGGTGGAATCTCGACAAGGAGAACCGTGCGCCCCCCAAGCGCGGGGTCAATTACCCCGAACCGCTCGCGGTCGCGCCCGATGCGATCACGCGCGAGGTGATGGCGTTGGTCGCCGCGCGCTTCGGCGACCATTTCGGGCGGCTGGAGGGGTTCGCGCTTCCGGTCACCGCGGCACAGGCGCGCCGCGCGCTGACGCATTTCGTCCGCACCGCGCTGCCGCATTTCGGCACGTTTCAGGATGCGATGGTCACCGGGCAGGACTGGCTGTTCCACAGCTGGCTCAGCCCCGCGATCAACCTGGGGCTGCTGACCCCGCTGGAGGTCGCGACGGCCGCCGCGCAGGCCTATACCGCGGGCGACGTGCCGCTGAACGCGGCGGAGGGCTTCGTCCGCCAGATCATCGGCTGGCGCGAATATGTCCGCGGCTATTACTGGCTGGAGATGCCCGAGGTGGCGGACGCCAATGCGCTGGGCGCCACGCGCGCGCTCCCCGACTTCTACTGGACGGGGGACACCGACATGCTGTGTGTGGCGGAGGCGGTGCGCAACACCCGCGACCACGGCTATGCGCACCATATCCAGCGGCTGATGGTGCTCGGCAATTTCGCGATGCTGGCGGGCGTACGGCCGCAGGAGGTCGCCGACTGGTTCCTGGTCGTCTATGCCGACGCCTATGAATGGGTCGAACTGCCCAACGTCATCGGGATGAGCCAGCACGCCGATGGCGGGCGGATGGCGACCAAGCCCTATGCCGGGGGCGGCGCCTATATCGACCGCATGTCGGACCATTGCGGGGCGTGCCGGTACGACGTGAAGAAGAAGACCGGGGAGGGCGCGTGCCCGTTCAACGCGCTGTACTGGGACTTCCTCGCGCGGCACGAGCGGCGGTTCGCGCGCAACCGGCGGATGGCGAACATGTACGCGACGTGGAACCGGATGACGCCGGACACGCGGGCGGCATACCGCGACAGCGCGGCGGCGTTCCTGGCCACGCTGGCGCCCGCACGGCCGGGCTGGGCGCGGTCGTGA
- a CDS encoding arsenic transporter → MILATTATWGICALSTAGVIVRPFRWPEAIWAVLGAVVLLVAGLLPLSAAIAAAGKGGDVYLFLIGMMLLSETARRHGLFDWVAATAVRHARGSTPRLFALVYAAGVVTTTFLSNDATAVVLTPAVYAAARHARADPLPLLFACALVANAASFVLPISNPANLVLYGGTMPPLGQWFASFAWPSLGAIVVTFAALRWAERARIAGTCATDVARDALSSGGKAALAGIVATAAVLLAASALDRALGLPTCIAGVATTLFVAAMTRTSPLGIARDVSWSVLPLVAGLFVLVEALDRSGVIAAIAAWLRALSADPTQAAAVAGGALAVGSNLVNNLPAGLIASEAVAQAHPPRLVVDALLIAVDLGPNLSITGSLATILWLQAIRREGEDVGFRRFLKVGAVTMFPALAVALGARLLIG, encoded by the coding sequence ATGATCCTCGCCACCACCGCCACCTGGGGCATTTGCGCGCTGTCGACCGCGGGCGTGATCGTGCGCCCGTTCCGCTGGCCGGAGGCGATCTGGGCGGTGCTGGGCGCGGTCGTCCTGCTCGTCGCGGGGCTACTGCCGCTGTCCGCCGCCATCGCCGCGGCGGGGAAGGGCGGCGACGTCTATCTCTTCCTGATCGGCATGATGCTGCTGAGCGAAACCGCGCGGCGGCACGGCCTGTTCGACTGGGTCGCGGCGACCGCGGTGCGCCATGCGAGGGGCTCGACGCCGCGACTGTTCGCGCTGGTCTATGCCGCGGGGGTCGTCACGACGACGTTCCTGTCGAACGACGCGACCGCGGTCGTGCTGACGCCGGCGGTCTATGCCGCCGCGCGCCATGCCCGCGCCGATCCGCTGCCGCTGCTGTTCGCCTGTGCGCTGGTCGCCAATGCCGCCAGCTTCGTGCTGCCGATCTCCAACCCGGCGAACCTCGTCCTCTATGGCGGGACGATGCCGCCGCTGGGGCAGTGGTTCGCGTCGTTCGCCTGGCCTTCGCTCGGTGCGATCGTCGTCACCTTCGCCGCGCTGCGCTGGGCCGAGCGGGCGCGGATCGCGGGCACCTGCGCGACCGACGTGGCGCGCGACGCGCTGTCGTCGGGGGGCAAGGCGGCGCTGGCGGGGATCGTCGCGACCGCGGCCGTGCTGCTGGCGGCCTCCGCGCTCGACCGCGCACTGGGGTTGCCGACGTGCATCGCGGGGGTGGCGACCACACTGTTCGTCGCGGCGATGACGCGCACCTCGCCGCTCGGGATCGCGCGCGACGTCTCGTGGAGCGTCCTGCCGCTGGTGGCGGGGCTTTTCGTGCTGGTCGAGGCGCTCGATCGCAGCGGGGTGATCGCGGCGATCGCGGCGTGGCTGCGTGCGCTGTCCGCCGATCCGACGCAGGCGGCGGCGGTCGCCGGGGGCGCGCTGGCGGTGGGGTCGAACCTCGTCAACAACCTGCCGGCCGGATTGATCGCGAGCGAGGCGGTGGCGCAGGCGCATCCGCCGCGGCTGGTGGTCGATGCGCTGCTGATCGCGGTCGACCTGGGTCCCAACCTGTCGATCACCGGGTCGCTGGCGACCATCCTGTGGCTGCAGGCGATCCGGCGGGAGGGCGAGGACGTCGGCTTCCGGCGTTTCCTGAAGGTCGGTGCGGTGACGATGTTCCCCGCGCTCGCGGTCGCTTTGGGCGCGCGGCTGCTGATCGGGTAG
- the epsC gene encoding serine O-acetyltransferase EpsC produces MSDWPIDDIAAELRAARDDWRAAHPRHGEAGFPSRQVMRGVVADLFAALFPARLGHDGAPPADEHGYVRETLARALDRLAQQVRLELLYDRADPARAQEVVATFARRLPAIRRLLDSDVEAAFAGDPAARSVDEILLCYPCVTAILCHRLAHELYRQGMTLVARMIAELAHSETAIDIHPGATIGRGFFIDHGSGVVIGETAVIGERVRVYQAVTLGARSFPADEDGALIKGIARHPIIEDDVVIYAGATILGRVTIGAGSVIGGNVWLTESVPPRSAIHQACAERATVAATLPPGHVVAEDVRG; encoded by the coding sequence GTGAGCGACTGGCCGATCGACGACATCGCCGCGGAACTGCGCGCCGCGCGCGACGACTGGCGCGCCGCGCACCCCCGCCACGGCGAGGCGGGGTTTCCGTCGCGCCAGGTGATGCGCGGCGTCGTGGCCGACCTGTTTGCCGCGCTGTTCCCCGCCCGGCTGGGGCATGACGGCGCACCGCCCGCGGACGAGCATGGCTATGTGCGCGAGACGCTGGCGCGTGCGCTCGACCGGCTGGCGCAGCAGGTGCGGCTGGAGCTGCTCTACGATCGCGCCGATCCGGCGCGCGCGCAGGAGGTCGTCGCCACCTTCGCCCGGCGCCTGCCCGCGATCCGCCGCCTGCTCGACAGCGATGTCGAGGCGGCGTTCGCGGGCGATCCCGCGGCCCGCAGCGTCGACGAGATCCTGCTGTGCTACCCGTGCGTCACCGCGATCCTGTGCCACCGGCTCGCGCACGAGCTGTACCGGCAGGGGATGACGCTGGTCGCGCGGATGATCGCGGAGCTGGCGCATTCCGAAACCGCGATCGACATCCATCCGGGCGCCACGATCGGGCGCGGCTTCTTCATCGACCACGGCAGCGGCGTGGTGATCGGCGAGACCGCGGTGATCGGCGAGCGCGTGCGCGTCTATCAGGCGGTGACGCTGGGCGCGCGCAGCTTCCCCGCGGACGAGGACGGCGCGCTCATCAAGGGCATCGCACGCCATCCGATCATCGAGGACGACGTCGTGATCTATGCCGGTGCGACGATCCTGGGGCGGGTCACGATCGGCGCGGGATCGGTGATCGGCGGCAACGTGTGGCTGACCGAAAGCGTACCGCCGCGCAGCGCCATCCATCAGGCCTGTGCGGAGCGCGCGACCGTCGCGGCGACGCTGCCGCCGGGGCATGTCGTGGCCGAGGACGTGCGGGGCTGA
- a CDS encoding LOG family protein: MTETRVPSRVFPRAKQDAEVAKTGISTPQTESPAYTLAFQDMDFLLREDLRPVRFQLELLKTQLILEEAHIGSTFVFYGSARIPEPSKAQALLDLATDEKSRRIAERLVAKSKYYDMARELAQLCSNFPRDESGKRHFVVCSGGGPSIMEAANRGAADVHAESIGLNIVLPHEQAPNPYVTPALSTQFHYFALRKMHFLLHARALAAFPGGFGTFDELFELLTLIQTGKVEPMPVLLFGREFWERVVNFDALVEEGVVSERDLGIFRYVETAAEGWAVVQQFYQERAAQAAR, translated from the coding sequence ATGACAGAAACCCGCGTACCCAGCCGCGTCTTCCCGCGCGCGAAACAGGATGCCGAAGTCGCCAAGACCGGCATCTCCACCCCCCAGACCGAAAGCCCGGCGTACACGCTCGCGTTCCAGGACATGGATTTCCTGCTGCGCGAGGACCTGCGCCCGGTCCGCTTCCAGCTCGAACTGCTCAAGACGCAGCTGATCCTCGAGGAAGCGCATATCGGCTCCACCTTCGTCTTCTACGGCTCGGCCCGCATCCCGGAGCCGTCGAAGGCGCAGGCGCTGCTCGATCTGGCCACCGACGAGAAGAGCCGCCGCATCGCCGAGCGGCTGGTGGCGAAGAGCAAATATTACGACATGGCGCGCGAACTGGCGCAATTGTGCTCCAACTTCCCGCGTGACGAGTCCGGAAAGCGGCATTTCGTGGTGTGTTCGGGCGGCGGCCCCTCGATCATGGAGGCCGCGAACCGCGGTGCGGCGGACGTTCACGCCGAATCGATCGGGCTGAACATCGTCCTGCCGCACGAACAGGCGCCCAATCCGTACGTCACGCCCGCGCTCAGCACGCAATTCCACTATTTCGCGCTGCGCAAGATGCACTTCCTGCTCCATGCGCGCGCGCTGGCCGCGTTCCCCGGCGGGTTCGGGACGTTCGACGAACTGTTCGAGCTGCTGACGCTCATCCAGACCGGCAAGGTGGAGCCGATGCCGGTGCTGCTGTTCGGCCGCGAATTCTGGGAGCGGGTCGTCAATTTCGACGCGCTGGTCGAGGAAGGCGTGGTGTCGGAGCGCGATCTGGGCATCTTCCGCTACGTCGAAACCGCGGCGGAGGGCTGGGCGGTCGTCCAGCAATTCTACCAGGAGCGTGCCGCGCAGGCGGCGCGCTGA
- a CDS encoding extensin family protein, with amino-acid sequence MMRKPLPTGPRPSPGNKRSWQARLVPVTALILAACGRSDRPAPVGPVAPPRPEVQAPSDRETAQCLADLRALGVDFQRLPDRPSMGRGCGLVGTVKLLDIGVPTANLGAVRCGEARAYASWARNGVAPAAYQILGSELSRVVSMGSYACRDTVGTTGPARRSGHAIANAIDIGAFELKDGRRISILRDWNSPDPDIRRFLETVRTSACRRFGTVLTPDFNAAHRDHLHLEDDGKRFCR; translated from the coding sequence ATGATGCGTAAGCCGCTTCCAACTGGGCCCCGGCCTTCGCCGGGGAACAAGCGGTCGTGGCAGGCTCGGCTCGTTCCCGTCACCGCCCTGATCCTCGCCGCCTGCGGTCGTTCCGATCGCCCGGCGCCGGTCGGCCCGGTCGCGCCGCCGCGGCCCGAGGTGCAGGCGCCGTCCGACCGCGAGACCGCGCAGTGCCTGGCCGACCTGCGCGCGCTGGGGGTCGATTTCCAGCGGCTGCCCGATCGCCCTTCGATGGGGCGCGGCTGCGGCCTCGTCGGTACGGTCAAGCTGCTCGACATCGGCGTGCCCACCGCCAATCTGGGGGCGGTCCGCTGCGGCGAGGCGCGCGCCTATGCATCCTGGGCGCGCAACGGCGTCGCGCCCGCGGCGTACCAGATCCTCGGCTCCGAACTGTCGCGCGTCGTCAGCATGGGCAGCTATGCCTGTCGCGACACGGTGGGGACGACGGGACCCGCGCGCCGCTCCGGCCACGCCATCGCCAATGCGATCGACATCGGCGCGTTCGAGCTGAAGGACGGGCGCCGCATCTCGATCCTGCGCGACTGGAATTCGCCCGATCCCGACATCCGCCGTTTCCTGGAGACGGTCCGCACCTCCGCATGCCGCCGCTTCGGCACCGTCCTGACCCCCGATTTCAACGCCGCGCACCGCGATCATCTGCACCTGGAGGATGACGGAAAGCGGTTCTGCCGGTAA
- a CDS encoding phosphoserine transaminase yields MTDSIAADATLAPAKPATRPARPHFSSGPCAKPPGYDPAKLATDVLGRSHRSKLGKQRLQYCIDLMRELLDLPDTHRIGIVPGSDTGAYEMAMWTMLGARPVTALAWESFGEGWVTDAVKQLKIDPTVLRADYGQLPDLSAVDWSNDVLFTWNGTTSGVRVPDGDWIADDREGLSFADATSGVFAYDLPWDKIDVATFSWQKVLGGEGAHGVLILGPRAVERLESYTPAWPLPKVFRLVSKGKLTEGVFRGETINTPSMLAVEDAIWSLEWAKSLGAGGLIKRSDANAAALDRIVATRDWLGHLAQDEASRSKTSVCLTVDADEAVIKKMVSLLEAEGAALDIGGYRDAPPGLRIWCGATVDTADIEALGPWLDWAYATARAAA; encoded by the coding sequence ATGACCGATTCGATTGCCGCCGACGCCACTCTTGCGCCTGCGAAGCCCGCCACCAGGCCGGCACGCCCCCATTTTTCCTCCGGCCCCTGCGCCAAGCCGCCGGGATACGATCCGGCCAAGCTCGCGACCGACGTCCTCGGGCGTTCGCACCGCTCGAAGCTGGGCAAGCAGCGGCTGCAATATTGCATCGACCTGATGCGCGAACTGCTCGACCTGCCCGACACCCACCGCATCGGCATCGTCCCCGGCTCCGACACGGGCGCGTATGAGATGGCGATGTGGACGATGCTGGGCGCGCGCCCGGTCACCGCGCTGGCGTGGGAAAGCTTCGGCGAGGGCTGGGTGACCGACGCGGTCAAGCAGCTGAAGATCGATCCCACCGTCCTGCGCGCCGATTACGGCCAGCTGCCGGACCTGAGCGCGGTCGACTGGTCGAACGACGTCCTCTTCACCTGGAACGGCACCACCAGCGGCGTGCGCGTTCCCGATGGCGACTGGATCGCGGACGATCGCGAGGGGCTCTCCTTCGCGGACGCGACGTCGGGCGTGTTCGCCTACGACCTGCCGTGGGACAAGATCGACGTCGCGACGTTCAGCTGGCAGAAGGTGCTGGGCGGCGAAGGCGCGCACGGCGTCCTGATCCTGGGCCCGCGCGCGGTCGAGCGGCTGGAAAGCTACACCCCCGCCTGGCCGCTGCCGAAGGTGTTCCGCCTCGTCTCCAAGGGCAAGCTGACCGAGGGCGTGTTCAGGGGCGAGACGATCAACACGCCGTCGATGCTGGCGGTCGAGGATGCGATCTGGTCGCTGGAATGGGCCAAGTCGCTGGGCGCGGGCGGCCTCATCAAGCGCTCCGACGCCAATGCCGCGGCGCTCGACCGGATCGTCGCGACGCGCGACTGGCTGGGGCATCTGGCGCAGGACGAAGCCTCGCGGTCGAAGACCAGCGTGTGCCTGACGGTGGATGCGGACGAAGCGGTCATCAAGAAGATGGTGTCGCTGCTGGAGGCCGAAGGCGCCGCGCTCGACATCGGCGGCTATCGCGATGCGCCGCCGGGGTTGCGCATCTGGTGCGGCGCCACCGTCGACACCGCGGATATCGAGGCGCTGGGGCCGTGGCTCGACTGGGCCTATGCCACCGCCAGGGCCGCTGCCTGA
- the serA gene encoding phosphoglycerate dehydrogenase, with product MPKVLISDKMDPRAAEIFRERGVEVDEITGKTPDELKAIIGQYDGLAIRSSTKVTKDILDHATNLKVVGRAGIGVDNVDIPAASAKGVVVMNTPFGNSITTAEHAIALMFALARQLPEADASTQAGKWEKNRFMGVEMTAKTLGLIGAGNIGSIVADRALGLKMKVVAFDPFLTEERAVELGVTKVTLDELLARADFITLHTPLTDQTRNILSAENLAKTKKGVRIVNCARGGLIDEAALKAGLDSGHIAGAALDVFVTEPAKESPLFGTPNFISTPHLGASTNEAQVNVAIQVAEQMADYLVDGGVTNALNMPSLSAEEAPKLRPYMGLAEKLGSLVGQLATGAIDRVSIHREGAAADLNPKPITSAVLTGFLRTQTDTVNMVNAPVLARDRGMEVREIRTEREGDYHTLLRVAVRTADGERSVVGTLFGDAAPRLVELFGIKVEADLAGPMLYVVNEDAPGFIGRLGTLLGEAGVNIGTFHLGRRQAGGEAVLLLSVDEAVNADLLARVKALPGVKTAMGLSF from the coding sequence ATGCCCAAGGTACTGATTTCCGACAAGATGGACCCGCGCGCTGCCGAAATCTTCCGCGAGCGCGGAGTCGAGGTGGACGAGATCACCGGCAAGACCCCCGACGAGCTGAAGGCGATCATCGGCCAGTATGACGGCCTCGCCATCCGCTCCTCGACCAAGGTGACCAAGGACATCCTGGACCACGCGACCAACCTGAAGGTGGTCGGGCGCGCCGGGATCGGGGTCGACAACGTCGACATCCCCGCCGCCTCGGCGAAGGGCGTGGTGGTCATGAACACGCCGTTCGGCAATTCGATCACCACCGCCGAACACGCCATCGCGCTGATGTTCGCGCTGGCGCGGCAATTGCCGGAGGCGGACGCCTCGACGCAGGCGGGCAAGTGGGAGAAGAACCGCTTCATGGGTGTCGAGATGACCGCCAAGACGCTGGGGCTGATCGGCGCGGGCAACATCGGCTCGATCGTCGCCGATCGCGCGCTGGGGCTGAAGATGAAGGTCGTCGCGTTCGATCCGTTCCTGACCGAGGAGCGCGCGGTCGAGCTGGGCGTGACCAAGGTGACGCTGGACGAGCTGCTGGCGCGCGCCGATTTCATCACCCTGCACACGCCGCTGACCGACCAGACCCGCAACATCCTGTCGGCGGAAAATCTCGCCAAGACCAAGAAGGGCGTGCGCATCGTCAATTGCGCGCGCGGCGGGCTGATCGACGAGGCGGCGCTGAAGGCGGGGCTCGACAGCGGGCATATCGCGGGTGCGGCGCTGGACGTGTTCGTGACCGAGCCGGCGAAGGAGAGCCCGCTGTTCGGCACCCCCAACTTCATCTCCACGCCGCATCTGGGCGCGTCGACCAACGAGGCGCAGGTGAACGTGGCGATCCAGGTCGCCGAGCAGATGGCCGACTATCTGGTCGACGGCGGCGTCACCAACGCGCTGAACATGCCCAGCCTGTCGGCGGAGGAAGCGCCGAAGCTGCGCCCGTACATGGGGCTGGCGGAGAAGCTGGGCTCGCTGGTCGGGCAGCTGGCGACCGGCGCGATCGACCGCGTGTCGATCCACCGCGAGGGTGCGGCCGCGGACCTCAATCCGAAGCCGATCACCTCCGCCGTGCTCACCGGCTTCCTGCGCACGCAGACCGACACGGTGAACATGGTCAACGCGCCGGTGCTGGCGCGCGACCGCGGCATGGAGGTGCGCGAGATCCGCACCGAGCGCGAGGGCGACTACCACACGCTGCTGCGCGTCGCGGTGCGCACCGCGGACGGCGAGCGCTCGGTCGTCGGCACGTTGTTCGGCGACGCCGCGCCGCGACTGGTCGAGCTGTTCGGGATCAAGGTCGAGGCCGATCTGGCCGGCCCGATGCTGTACGTGGTCAACGAGGACGCGCCCGGGTTCATCGGGCGTCTGGGCACCCTGCTGGGCGAGGCGGGGGTCAACATCGGCACCTTCCACCTGGGCCGCCGTCAGGCCGGTGGCGAGGCGGTGCTGCTGCTGTCGGTGGACGAGGCGGTGAACGCGGACCTGCTGGCGAGGGTGAAGGCGCTGCCCGGCGTGAAGACCGCGATGGGGCTGTCGTTCTGA